ATGACGCGGCGTCCTTGAGGACTTTGTATGATTGATTTAAAATCCATGACACTGGAGGAACTCAGCGGATTTCTCCGTTCTATGGGAGAGCCGGCCTTTCGCGGACGGCAGGTATTCACTTGGCTGCATAAAGGTGTCTCCTCTTTTGATGAGATGAGCAACCTCTCCAAGGCCCTGCGGGAAAAGCTGAAAGAGCAGTGCATTCTCACAGTTCCCCGGGTGGCGAAAAAGCAGGTATCCGCCCGGGACGGAACGATCAAATATCTGTGGCAGATGGCGGATGGCAACTGTGTGGAGTCCGTGCTGATGCGCTACCACCATGGAAATACGGTATGCATCTCTTCTCAGGTGGGCTGCCGGATGGGCTGTGCCTTCTGTGCATCCACAATTGCTGGAAAGGTAAGAAACTTGACACCTGCTGAGATGCTAGATCAGGTGCTGTTTACCCAACAGGATTCTGGAGCAGAGGTCTCTAACATTGTACTGATGGGCATTGGAGAGCCGATGGATAATCTGGACAACGTTCTGCGGTTTTTGGAGCTGGTGAATCATCCGGACGGTATAAACATTGGTATGCGTCATATCTCCCTGTCCACCTGCGGTGTGATTCCGGGGATCGCACGCCTTGCAGAGCTGGGGCTGCAGCTGACTCTGAGCATCTCACTCCACGCGCCGGACAGCGAAACCCGCTCGAAAATTATGCCAGTGAACCGGGCCTATGATGTGGAGGCGCTGTTTGCCGCCTGCCACGAGTATTTCCGGAAAACCGGACGGCGTATTTCCTTTGAGTATGCCATGATTGACGGCGTCAATGACCATGACTGGCAGGCGGATCTGATTGCAAAGAGGCTTCGCGGCATGCCGGGACATGTGAATTTAATCCCGCTCAACGAGGTGACGGAGAGTCCCTTCCGCCCCTCACGAAGAATGGCGGCATTTCAAAAGCAACTAGAGGCGCAGGGGATCACCGCCACAGTACGGCGTAGTTTAGGCGGCGATATCGACGCCTCCTGCGGCCAGCTCCGCCGGAGAGCGATGGAAGAAGAGAAGAAAGGGGAGCAAGGATGCAAGTTTGGGGTGTGACGGATATCGGCCTGGTTCGTAAGGAAAATCAGGACGCGTATCTGGTCCGCGAGAGCGGAGGCCATACCATCTGTGTGGTTTGTGATGGAATGGGCGGCGCGGCGGGCGGCCGCCTGGCCAGCCAGATCGCCACGGAGACCTTTGTAGATGAGCTGGAGCGGCTGCTGGCACCAGGCATGGAGCCGGAACAGCTGCTATCTGTCTCTGCCCGGGCCGTTTTCGCAGCAAACCAGGCGGTTCGGGAGGCTGCGGCAGAGTCGGAAGCTTACCAGAACATGGGGACCACACTGGTGGCCGCCGTGTCCTATGCAGGCGGTACGGTTGTCACCAACGTAGGAGACAGCCGGGCCTACCATGTTACTAGGGAGGGCATTACCCGCGTCACGAAGGACCACTCTCTGGTGGAGCGCATGGTGGACCGGGGAGATATTACCGCCGAGGAGGCCCGCCGCCATCCCAGCCGCAATCTGATTACCCGGGCGCTGGGACCAGACGCGGATGCCCAATGTGATGGCTACATCTGCCCCATGGAGTCGGGCGAGTACCTTTTGCTGTGTACAGATGGCCTGGTCAACACAGTAACCGATCAAGAGATGCTCTTCGAAGTGATCCACGGCGCGGAGCCGGACACCAGCTTGGACCGGATGCTGGAGATCGCCAAAAAGCAGGGCGCACCGGACAATGTGACGGCTGTGCTGATGCGCAAGCTGTAAGAGAGGAGGAGAGCCATGGATCAGTACATTGGAAAAATGCTGGATAACCGCTATGAAATCCTTGAGCGTATTGGGACTGGAGGCATGGCAGTGGTCTACAAGGCCAAGTGTCATCGGCTGAACCGGCTGGTTGCAGTGAAGATTTTGAAATCGGACCTGGCCCAAGATGAGGATTTCCGCCGCCGCTTCAACGCGGAATCCCAGGCGGTTGCGCAGCTCTCTCATCCCAACATCGTCTCCGTCTACGATGTCTCCCGCGGCGGCGATACCGAGTATATTGTCATGGAACTCATTGACGGCATCACACTGAAGCAGTATATGGAAAAGCGCGGCCAGCTCAACTGGCGGGAGACGCTGCATTTTATCACTCAGATCATGCGGGGACTCTCTCACGCCCACAGCCGGGGCATTGTCCACCGGGACATCAAGCCCCAGAACATCATGGTTCTGCGAGACGGCAGTGTGAAGGTGGCTGATTTCGGCATCGCGTGTTTGGAAAATGCCGCTCAGACCCTGACCCAGGAGGCGTTGGGCTCTGTCCATTATATCTCGCCGGAGCAAGCCAGAGGCGACCGGATCGACGCCCGCAGCGACATTTATTCTGCCGGCGTGGTGCTCTATGAGATGTTGACGGGCCGGCTGCCCTTTGAGGGAGACTCCGCTGTTTCCGTGGCTATCCAGCATCTCAGCTCCATCCCTCTGGCGCCCCGGGAGATTAATAAGGACATCCCCGAACAGCTGGAGTTGATCTGCATGAAGGCCATGGCGCCGGATCTGGAGCGGCGCTATCACGATGCGGAGGCCATGATTGCCGATTTGGAGGCGTTTCGGAAGAATCCAGGTGTAAACCTGGACTTTGAGCTCTCTGACCTGCGGCCGGAGGACGCGGACGAGCCAACGCAGGCGTTGCGCACCTCCGCTGTTCGCAGCGGCGCGGCTGCCGTGCATCGGTCAGCTCCTCCCCGGGAGCGCCGCCGGGAGTATGACGACTATGAGGAGCCGCCCCACCGCAGCAAAAAACAGACGGCACTGATTGCACTTGCCGCAGTCCTGGCCACTGTCCTGGCCGTCACATTGATCCGCTCTATCCTGGGGTCCTTTACCGGAGTGACGGACCAATATGAGGTCCAGAATCTGGTGGGGTTGACAGTGCGTGAGGCCCAGGAAAAGGAAGGCGTCAAGGATATCTTTGAGGTCCGGGAGGTGGGCAGCGAATTCAGCGCGGAGTATGATGCAGGACTGATTGTCCGGCAATCTCCCGATGCAGGAGAACAACGCAAGGGAGAGGGCTTGGTGATTGAGGTATGGGTCAGCGCCGGCGAGGACGTGGGTGCCATGATCGACGTGACGGGAAAAACGGAGGCCGAGGCGAGAATCGCGCTGCGAGAGCTGAAGGACCAATATGACCTGACCATTGAGGCACTGGAAGAGGACCAGAAATACGACGATATGGATGCCGGAAAGGTCATCTCCACGACTCCCGCAGAGGGAGAACCTCTCAAGGAGGGAGATACCGTGTATCTGGTCCTCAGCAAAGGCCCTGAGCCGGTCACAGTTCCTGTGCTGACAGGATTGGACATTGAGACAGTACTGGCCCAGGCAGACCAGGTGGGACTTCACTATACTGTGACAGAGGAGTACAATGAACAGGCCAAGGGTATCATCCTGGATCAGGATCCGGTTGCCAAAACCGAGGTTCCCAAGGGGTCCGAGGTGAAGCTAGTGGTCAGCAAGGGACCTGAGAACTCTGACGGCGGCAATTCTTGGTCTCCGGGGACGGATATTGTGAACTTCCCCCTGCCCAGCAACAAGGCGGAGGGCTATTTGAAGGTGTTCCAGGATGGCGGTCTGATTTTCCAGGGGACCGTGGACTGTACCTTGGGAAATTATTCTCGGGAAATCTCGGCCAGCGGTGAGACCCATATTGTGGCCTATCTGGACGATGAAGTGATCTATGACAAGATCATCACGATTGACCCCTATTATGACTGAGGGGCGGATTCAAAAAGCCCTCAGCGGCTTCTATTATGTGGACACTGGCCATGAGATTGTGACCTGCCGTGCCAGGGGAAAGTTTCGGAGAGAGGGAATTTCCCCGTTGGTAGGAGACCGGGTGGAAATTCAGGAAGTGGGCAATGGTGAGGGCGTGGTGGAGACGATTCTCCCTCGCCGAAATGCCTTTGTCCGGCCGGCGGTGGCCAATATTGACCAGATGGTGGTGGTGGCTTCCGGCGCCATTCCAAGGACAGACCCGTTTCTCATTGACCGGGTGGCTGCCATTGCCGCGCTGATGGGCTGCGACGTGTTGGTTCTGCTGAATAAGTGCGATCTGGATCGTGCAGATGAGCTCTATCAGACCTACCAAGCGGCCGGATTTCCCACATTGCGGATCAGCGCCGAGACCGGCGAGGGTCTGGAAGACTTACCCCCCCTGATCGCGGGGAAGCTATCGGCTTTCACGGGCAACTCGGGTGTTGGAAAATCCAGCGTGCTCAACGCGCTGGACCCTGGCTTTTCCCTACAAGTAGGCGAGGTTAGTGACGCACTGGGCCGGGGACGCCACACTACCCGCCACGTGGAGCTCTACCGCCTGAGCTGCGGAGCGGAGGTGGTGGACTCGCCGGGATTTTCCTCCTTTGAGACAACCGAGTTGAATCTAGAGCTCAAGCGCCGTCTGCCGGAGACATTTTTAGAATTTGCCCCCTATCTGGATCGGTGTCGTTTCCAGGGGTGCAGCCATACTAAGGAACAGGGCTGTGCCGTGCGGGAAGCCCTGCGGGCAGGGAAAATTCAAAAAAGCCGCTATGCCAGTTATCTGCGGCTTTACGAGGAGCTCAAGCCCTTACGGGATTGGCAGGAGGCCAAACGGGCAAAGGGCCGATCCATATAAGCTGTTAAGGATGTAGAAGAGAGCCGTGGAATCTATAAGAGTCCGCGGCTCTCTTGTTATGCAAAAGCATAACCATTATGACAGAGTGGCCATCAACATTCAGTACATGGGGTTACGTCAAAATCTCATCAATACTTTTCTGGTAGTCGCCGCATGATTTATGTACCAGGGACAGCCCCAGGCGTATATACTGTCTCAGAAGAGAGGAGGTGTGGCACGTGTTTCGAGGAGGAGGCAACGGATGCTGGCTGCTTGGCTTTTGCGCGGTGGCGTTGGGCGCTGGGATTCTTATCGCAGCCATTTTTCCCGTGGGAGCCTTGATGTTTCTGGTAGCATTTTTGCTGATCGCATGTGGCTGCGCCTGCTGCCGTCGTTAGAAAGGAGTCGTTTATGAACATTGTCGTTTGGAAATCGCCGAAGGCTCTGCGGGGAATTTTACGGAAATTGTTCCATATCAAGGCATAACCGGAAAAGGCAGTTCATAGGATGGGACATGAACTGCCGGGAAAGGAAGGAAGCCTTCATGGAACTGGAACTGAAAAAAGCGTGCCTGGACGCATATGAGACAGGCGGAGAGCTGGTACTGACGCAAGAGGAGACCGCAGAAACCATTGTTCCGGATTATTGTCCGGATATTGCCCGTGTGATTGAAACAGAGGGCAAAGTGTACATACACAGCCGGGAGCTGCGGGACGGAAAGGCAGAGGTATCCGGCACTGTACGGGTGACAGTGCTGTATACCCCTGATGGAGAGGGCGGCATCCGCACCCTGGAATTTGCCATGCCCTTTACGGTAGAGAGCGATGGCAGGGGACTGGCTGGCTGTACTTGTCTGACAGCAGAAACAGAACCGGAATTCATAGAGACCAGGATGTTGAATCCCAGAAAGATTTTCACCCATTGTAAGCTTGTCACAAGGCTCACTGCCTACCAAAAAGCGCAGCTGTCCTTTTGTACAGATGTAGAGGCCGAGGCGGCCTTTTGCGTGGAGAAGCGGCAGGAGCAGCAGCATGTCATTTTATTATCACAGATAGCAGAAAAGGATTTTACCTTTACAGAGTCGATGAGCCTTTCTCCTGGCAGAGATGGTGCGGCGGAGCTGCTCTCAGGCCAGGTGGGAAGCAGCGTGACAGAGAGTAAAATCGTTGGAAACAAGCTGATTTTCAAGGGACTTTTCACGGTCACACTTCTGTATCGAACGACAGATGGAAGATATTGCTCCACCACTGGAGAATTGCCTTTTTCTCAGATCATGGAGGTGGAAGGCGCAGCCGAGGGAGCGGCAGCGTCACTGCAACTGCAGCTGACTGGAACAGATCTTCAAATTGACGGGGACGATCCGGAGGGACGTCAGATTGCCGTGACGCTTTACCTCCATGCTACCGCTCTGCTGCGGGTGGAGCAGGAGTTGACGCTGCTGAATGATTTGTACTCCACGGCGCATGATCTGACCTATGAGGCGGCACCACTGAACCTGACCAGCTTTTTTGAGACCACGAACCGCCGACAGACTGTGCGGGAGGTGCTGGAGATCGGCGTAGTGGCGGAGTCTATTCTGGAGCTGACCGTCAACTGTGGCGCGGTTTCCGTCAGTCGGGAGGGAGAGATGGCGGTCTTGCGTACCGCCGCCGCAATTCGGGCGCTATATTTGGATGAGGGCGGCGTTCCGCTGGTAGCGGAGCGAAGTGTGGACGTCACATGCCAGATGGAGCTTCCAGAGGACTGCCGCATGACTGCTAGGGCTGTGTGCACGGAGGAAGTCCAGGGAAGCCTGGGAGACCGGGGAATTGAGGTACGCTTCCCGGTAGATTTCCGGGTAGAGGCGGCTAATCGCGCCAAACGGGTGTGCATCTCCACTGCAAAGCTGGACACAGAGACAACCAGGGATCTGGCAGGAACTCCGTCTCTGGTGCTGCGGTGTCTGGGACAGCAGGAGAGTGCCTGGGACCTGGCCAAGAGCTACAACACGACAATTGCTGCCATCTTATCTGCCAACCAGCTGGAGTCCGAGGCGGAGATTCCCCATGAGACTCTGCTGCTGATCCCAAGAAAGAGAGCATAAAACCGCAATTAGAGCACCACAAAAACAGGCAAATGCAGGTATACATAAAGTTTTTGTGCATCATTTCCGGCTTTCCCCGCAAGGGGGCGCATTCTGTTTTTGATATGCGTTTGCATAGTAAAGAAAGAGAGCTGCTGCGTATTCCGCAGCAGCTCTCTGTTCAATTTTCCGCATATCGAGCCAGAAATTGGCGGGTTCGTTCCTCCTTGGGATGGTCAATGACTTCCCTCGGATCGCCTTGTTCCACAATTACGCCGCCATCCATGAAAATTACCTGATCCGCAACATCCCGGGCAAAGGACATCTCATGGGTAACGATGATCATGGTGGTTTTTTGCTCTGCCAAAGAGCGAATCACCTTCAGCACTTCGCCGGTGAGCTCCGGGTCCAGGGCCGAGGTAGGTTCGTCAAAGCACAGGATATCCGGATGCAGCGCCAAAGCCCGGGCAATGGCCACCCGCTGCTGCTGTCCGCCGGAGAGCTGGTGGGGATAGTGATCTGCTCGGTCGGCAAGGCCCATCTGGGCCAGCAGTTCCCGTCCGGCGGACTCAATGTCCCGGTGGCTCTCGCCGCCCCGCTCCTTGGCTTGCAGCTCCCGGGCCAGGGTCACATTTTTCAGAGCTGTGTACTGAGGAAAGAGGTTGAAGCTCTGGAACACCAGACCAAAATGGAGCCGTTTCTTACGAATCTCATTCTCCAGCTGAGTCTGAGGGTCCGCGGCGTTGAAGAGCAGCTCTCCGCCCACGGAAATGCTACCGTGATCGGGTTTTTCCAAGAAATTCAGGCAACGCAGCAAGGTGGTCTTGCCGCTGCCGGAGGAGCCGATGATGGAGAGTGCCTGCCCCTTCTCCAGGGAGAAGGAAATATCGGTCAATACCTGGGTCGCGCCAAAGCGCTTTTCGATATGCTGAACTTCCAACAATGCCATGGCGAATCTCCTTATACCCGAAAATAATCCAGCTTTTTCTCAGTGCGGCTTAGCGCCACGGTGACAATGCCGTTGAACACCAGAAAAAAGACACCGGCATAGAACAGGGGCCAGATCATGGCCTTGTTGCCAAATTCCTTGGCCATGGCAATGATTTCCTTCACCATGATGAAGTTGGCCAGAGAGGTATCCTTAATGAGTGTGATGACCTCGTTGCCCATAGGCGGCACAATGCGCTTGATCACCTGCAGGAGTGTAACCTTGAAAAAGATCTGAGACTTCGTCATGCCAAGCACTTGACCTGCTTCCCGCTGTCCTAGGGGAACCCCCTGGATGCCACCCCGGAAAATCTCGGAAAAGTATGCCGCGTAATTTAAAACGAAGGCCAGACAGGCCGCTGTCATCCGGGAGAGCATGTGGCCGGGATTCAGAAAACCGGGCAGATAGTAGACGATGGCCAGTTGTAACATCAGGGGCGTGGAGCGCATGAGGTATACATACAGCTTGGAAAGGGCGCTGACAGGCCGAATCCGGCTCATGGTGCCAAAGGACAGCAGCAGCCCCAGCGGCAGCGCCAGCAGCAGCGTGACGATAAAAATTTGGCAGTTGAGCAGAAAGCTCTTCCCCAGCATCAGATTGACGGTTTGGAAATCCATATCTCTTCTCCATACAGACAAAGGCAGGGCAGAAAGGAGATGCCTCCTCTCTGCGCCTGCGTATTGTGAATGCGATGATTACTGGTTGGCCAGCAGCAGCTCGGCAAGGCCGTATTTCTCAGCCAAAGTGTTCAGGGTACCGTCGTCGATTAGAGCTTGGATGGCAGCGTTCACTTTCTCGGCGGCGGTAGAATCCTTCCGGAAACCGATACCGTACTCCTCCACGGACAGCTGCAGATCGGGGATCACCGTCAGATCGGCGTAGTCGCCCTGACCCACCATGGCGTTGGCCAGTACAAAGTCCATGACCGCTGCATCAGCGGCACCGGTCTTGACCTCCAGCAGAGCGTCGGTCTGCTTGGTAACGGAGACATAGGTGGCCTGGGAGAGATTCTCATCCTCGGAGATGGCGGTCTCACCGGCGGAGCCGGCCTCAGCCTCTACGGTCTTGCCAACCAGATCTGCGGTGGTTGTATAGGTGTCGGCGTTGTCGGCCCGGATGACCACGACCTGGTAATTTTTAATGTAGGGGTCAGAAATGGTCAGGGCTTCCTCCAGCTCCGGCGTAATGGTCATGCCATTCCAGATGCAGTCGATGTTCTTGGACTCCAGCTCCATAACCTTACTGTCCCAGTTGATCTCCACGAACTCTGGTTCCACTCCCAGTTTTTCGCACACAGCGGTGGCAAACTCAGTTTCAAACCCCACAAACTCGCCATTGTCGTCCATATAGTTCATGGGTTCAAAATAGGTAAAGCCGATCTTCATGCTCCCATTGCCTTGAATATAAGCAAAGTCGTCATCGGCGGAAGGTTCCGCGGTGTCTTGACCGGCAGTGTCGCCAGAATCCTCATCCGTACTGCCGGTATCGCTGCCACAAGCGGCCAGGGATAATGTCATCATAGCTGCCAGCAGCAGTGCAAGTATTTTTTTCATATTCCATCCTCCAAAATCCGGGCGTCTTGCCCTTATTTAATACATTAGTAGTTTATCATGCTAAACCAAAAATGTAAATGCGGGAAAGGAATGAAGAGTGTAGAAAGAGAGATGCTGTTTTTGTGTGGTTTTTACAAAGAAAGACGGGCCGTCATACTTTGAAGGACTCGGACATAGAGTTGGAACAAGATCGGAAAAAGGACGGGATGAGTATGAACACCACGATCTATCAGAATATTGCAACCCGCACTGCGGGCGATATCTACATCGGCGTTGTGGGTCCGGTGCGCACCGGAAAATCCACATTCATCAAGCGGTTTATGGAGACTCAGGTGATCCCCAACATTGAAAATGTCTACCGCAAGGAACGAGCCCGGGATGAACTGCCGCAAAGCGGGTCTGGAAGGACCATCATGACAGCGGAGCCCAAATTTGTTCCCGAGGAGGCGGCGCAGATTCAGCTGGAGGGCGGCGCAGCCTTTTCCGTACGGCTGATTGACTGTGTGGGCTATATGGTGCGGGGTGCCATCGGACAGTATGAGGACGACGTGCCCAGAATGGTCACAACGCCCTGGTTTGACCATGAGATCCCCATGACGGAGGCGGCGGAGGTGGGGACCCGCAAGGTGATCGCTGAACACTCTACCATCGGCATCGTCATCACCACCGATGGAACCATTGCGGATATCCCGCGCGAGGACTATCTGGAAGCAGAGGAGCGGGTGATCCGGGAGCTCCAGGAGCTTGGAAAGCCTTTCATTGTCCTATTGAACTCAGCGGACCCGAAAGGAGATCGCGCCCAAGCCATTACCCGGGACATCATCTCCCGCTATGAGGTCAACTGCGTATCGGTCAACTGTCTGGAACTGGATGAAAGCGACGTGGCGGAAATCTTAAAGGCAGTTTTGTACGAGTTTCCCATGCAGGAACTGGATTTGTTCCTCCCGCCTTGGGTGGATGCCCTGCCGTCGGAGCATCCCCTCAAAGCTGGTCTCTATGATGCGATCCGGCAGGCCACTGTTCAGCTGCACCACATCCGGGAGGTGGAAGGCGTCATCTCCACCCTGGGGACCTGTGAAAACATCAGCGAGGCAAAGATCACGGCGATTGACCTTGGAACGGGCATTGCCTCAGCGGATCTGAGGCTTCCAAGAGAGCTCTTCTATCACACACTCTCTGAACAGTCCGGCTTCCAGATCAGTGATGACGGTGATCTGATGAGTCTGCTGACCCGTCTGGCGGCGGTCAAGGCGGAGTACGACAAGGTGGCCGGGGCACTGCAGGATGTGCGGGAAAAGGGATATGGTATTGTGGTGCCCGGTATTGACGAGCTCAAGCTGGAAGAGCCGGAGATCATGAAACAGGGCGGACGCTACGGCGTGCGGCTCAAGGCCAGCGCACCCAGCATCCACATGATCCGCGCGGATATTGAGAGCGCCGTCTCTCCCATCGTGGGCAATGAGAAGCAGTCCGAGGACATGGTGAACTATCTGCTGCAGGAATTTGAGGGTGACACCAGTAAAATTTGGCAGTCCAATATTTTTGGACGCAGCTTCCATGAGTTGGTCAGCGACGACCTGCAAACCAAGCTTAAGCGCATGCCGGAGGATGCACAGAAAAAGCTCCAGGAAACACTTACCCGCATCATCAATGAGGGAAGCGGCGGGTTAATCTGCATTATTTTGTAATTTCTGAACCCCGGAGGCTGTAGTACGCGCTGCGTACTACAGCCCTTTTTTTGAGAAATTCATTCTCTCCGGCATATCCTGGGACGAGCCATCATAGATTGGAGTAACAAAAGAAAGGGGGAGCGTACCCTTGCAAAAGGATTTGAATTTCACACGCTATGAGGAGGCAGCGGCTATTTTGCCACTGCGCCTGCGAAAGCTGGCTCTGGCCTTGCCGGAGCAGCAAAAGGAGGAGGCGGAAGAATTCCGCCTCCGGGCCGGACAGCCCATGACTGTGCTGCTTCCAAGCGGAGAGGTGTCTTTGGAGGCAGAAGTGGAGCCGGAGGAGTTGGAAACACTCTGCGACCTAGCTACAGAGTTCTCTCGCTATGCGGCCGCAGAGACGCTGAAGGAGGGATACCTCTCGGTTCGGGGAGGGTTCCGCATAGGACTGTGCGGCACGGCGGTGATGAAAGAGGGCTCCAACACAAATCTGAAGCAATTTTCCTCCGCGGCAGTCCGTATTGCCCGAGAGCGGCGGGGAATTGCGGACGAGCTGCTTGCGCAACTCTTTCGCAGCGGAGAAATGGAGAGTACCCTGATTCTCTCTCCGCCGGGAGGCGGGAAGACGACCCTGCTGCGGGATTTAGTGCGGGGAGTGTCGGAGGGAGTTTCCCCCCATGGCCCTCGGAGGGTCGCACTCATTGACGAGCGGGGAGAGGTGGCTGTGATGTACCTCGGAAAGCCACAGATGGACGTGGGGCCGCACACGGATGTACTGGACGCATGCCCCAAGGCCCTGGGCATCCCTATTGTTCTGCGGGCAATGAATCCGCAGGTGATTGCCATGGATGAGATCACTGTAAAAGAGGATTTAAAAGCCGTGTCCCTGGCGGCGGGGTGCGGGGTGCGGATGCTGGCTACCATTCATGCCGGCAGCGTGGAGGAACTGCAGGAAAAGCCCCTGTACCGATCGCTGCTGGAGGATCAGATTTTCCGTTTGGCGATATGTATCAGCCGGGCGGGAGGTGAGCGGGTCTACCGCGTGGAGGAACTGCCATGCTGAGTCTCTTCGGTAGCCTTTTGATTTTGAGCGGCGGCCTTCTTGCCTGGCAGTGCCACCATGCGGATCGCCAACGGCGGAGAGATACGCTGAACGATTGTGTGACTGCCCTGGAGCATATGAGCGAGGAAATCCGCATGGCCAGGACGCCGCTTCCTCAGCTGATGGAAAAACTGGCACGGGACTGCCGTCCGGATGCTGCTGCACTTTTTCAGAAGGCGGCAAAAGCTGCCCGCCAGGGAGAGGCTCTGTCGGTGGTCTGGAAGCGTGGAGTAGAGACGTTGCCGCTGGATTCCAAGGATCAGGAGACGCTGATGGGGCTGGACCTCACCGGAGATGAGGAGAATTTGCGTAAAGGAATTTCCCTTGCTGTACATCGGCTGCAAAGCACAGCGGAGGAATGGGAGCGGCGGCGTCCGGATGAGGAAAAGCGGGCAGCGGCACTTTATTTTTCCGCGGCGGCACTGCTGGTCATTTTACTGATATGAGGGACAAGGCATGGATGTGGATCTGATTTTTAAGATCGCCGCCATTGGCATTCTGGTGGCGGTATTGAACCAGCTGCTGGTGCGTTCCGGCCGGGAGGAACAGGCTATGATGACTACTTTGGCAGGGTTGGTTGTGGTGTTGATGATGATGGTACAGGAGATCAGCGACCTCTTCAACCTCATCAAGACGCTGTTTCAGTTTTAAGTATGGAGCAGGTCTTCCAGGTGACGGCTCTTTGCCTGGTCGGTGCACTGCTGGCCGTGGTAGTGCGGCGGGGAAGTCCGGAAATGGCCCTGCTGTTGGCGCTGGGAGCTGTGGTAGTGGTTCTGTTGTCCCTGGCTGGAACTGTGGAGGAACTACTATCATTTTTCAATGAGCTGGGAGAGCGGAGCGGCATCTCTCAGCAGCTGCTGATCCCACTCTATAAAACAGTGGGAATCGCCCTGGTTGTAAAGGTGGGGGGAGAGCTGTGCAGGGACGCAGGGGAATCCGCCTTGGCGGCGGTGGTAGAGACTGCAGGGGCCGCCTGTGCATTGCTGGCGGCGCTGCCACTGCTGCGAGCCGTTCTGTCGCTGCTGTTGGAGTTCATCGAATGAAAAGACTCATTTTGTTAGTGGGACTGCTGATGCTTTTGACCTTGGATGTATATGCAACTGAGCTGCCGGATGATTTGAAGGATGCACTGCCGGAGAGTGCAGAAGAACTGATGAAGGATGAGAAAAATTTGGATTTTTCCGATGCGGATGGACTCACAGAGGGCATTGCCCTGATTCTGAAGCATCTCCAGAATCAATTTGGAGATATTCTGCGCCAGCGGCTTCAGGGTGCAGTGTCAGTCTTGCTGGTGGTGGTACTCTGTGCTGCGCTGGAGAACACTGGCGGAAAACAACCGTTATTTTTGTCCATGGCAGGTGCACTGTCGATCACGGTACTGACAGCGGGAAGCCTGGATATGTTGATTGGTCTGGGTGCAGAGACGATCCAAGAGCTGAACCTGTTTTCCAAAGCATTGCTTCCCACCCTGGCGGCAGCCACGGCGGCTTCTGGGGCTATCACGACAGCCACCTTCCAGCAGGTGAGTACAGTGTTTTTCGCAGACCTGCTGATGAACCTGATCAACGGTCTTTTAATGCCGATGGTCTATCTTTACATCGGAGCGATGACAGCAGGCGCATGTATGTCGGAAAGCCGTCTGTGGACCATCGCGGAGGGGTTGAAAAAAGCGATTACATGGATTTTGACCAGCTCTCTGTTACTTTTTACAGTGTATCTCTCTGTGGTACGGGTCATTTCCGGCGCTGTGGACGGAACGACCGTGAAGGTAGCAAAAACGGCTATTTCAGGCGTGGTGCCTGTGGTGGGCGGTATTATCGCTGAGGCATCGGAAACAGTGCTCTTGGGTGCCGGCATGCTGCGAAATACCATCGGTATTTTTGGGATGTTAGCCATTCTAGCGGCCTGCGCATATCCCTTTTTGCAGCT
Above is a genomic segment from Pusillibacter faecalis containing:
- a CDS encoding DUF3794 domain-containing protein gives rise to the protein MELELKKACLDAYETGGELVLTQEETAETIVPDYCPDIARVIETEGKVYIHSRELRDGKAEVSGTVRVTVLYTPDGEGGIRTLEFAMPFTVESDGRGLAGCTCLTAETEPEFIETRMLNPRKIFTHCKLVTRLTAYQKAQLSFCTDVEAEAAFCVEKRQEQQHVILLSQIAEKDFTFTESMSLSPGRDGAAELLSGQVGSSVTESKIVGNKLIFKGLFTVTLLYRTTDGRYCSTTGELPFSQIMEVEGAAEGAAASLQLQLTGTDLQIDGDDPEGRQIAVTLYLHATALLRVEQELTLLNDLYSTAHDLTYEAAPLNLTSFFETTNRRQTVREVLEIGVVAESILELTVNCGAVSVSREGEMAVLRTAAAIRALYLDEGGVPLVAERSVDVTCQMELPEDCRMTARAVCTEEVQGSLGDRGIEVRFPVDFRVEAANRAKRVCISTAKLDTETTRDLAGTPSLVLRCLGQQESAWDLAKSYNTTIAAILSANQLESEAEIPHETLLLIPRKRA
- a CDS encoding amino acid ABC transporter ATP-binding protein — translated: MALLEVQHIEKRFGATQVLTDISFSLEKGQALSIIGSSGSGKTTLLRCLNFLEKPDHGSISVGGELLFNAADPQTQLENEIRKKRLHFGLVFQSFNLFPQYTALKNVTLARELQAKERGGESHRDIESAGRELLAQMGLADRADHYPHQLSGGQQQRVAIARALALHPDILCFDEPTSALDPELTGEVLKVIRSLAEQKTTMIIVTHEMSFARDVADQVIFMDGGVIVEQGDPREVIDHPKEERTRQFLARYAEN
- a CDS encoding amino acid ABC transporter permease; the protein is MDFQTVNLMLGKSFLLNCQIFIVTLLLALPLGLLLSFGTMSRIRPVSALSKLYVYLMRSTPLMLQLAIVYYLPGFLNPGHMLSRMTAACLAFVLNYAAYFSEIFRGGIQGVPLGQREAGQVLGMTKSQIFFKVTLLQVIKRIVPPMGNEVITLIKDTSLANFIMVKEIIAMAKEFGNKAMIWPLFYAGVFFLVFNGIVTVALSRTEKKLDYFRV
- a CDS encoding transporter substrate-binding domain-containing protein, with amino-acid sequence MKKILALLLAAMMTLSLAACGSDTGSTDEDSGDTAGQDTAEPSADDDFAYIQGNGSMKIGFTYFEPMNYMDDNGEFVGFETEFATAVCEKLGVEPEFVEINWDSKVMELESKNIDCIWNGMTITPELEEALTISDPYIKNYQVVVIRADNADTYTTTADLVGKTVEAEAGSAGETAISEDENLSQATYVSVTKQTDALLEVKTGAADAAVMDFVLANAMVGQGDYADLTVIPDLQLSVEEYGIGFRKDSTAAEKVNAAIQALIDDGTLNTLAEKYGLAELLLANQ
- the spoIVA gene encoding stage IV sporulation protein A, with amino-acid sequence MNTTIYQNIATRTAGDIYIGVVGPVRTGKSTFIKRFMETQVIPNIENVYRKERARDELPQSGSGRTIMTAEPKFVPEEAAQIQLEGGAAFSVRLIDCVGYMVRGAIGQYEDDVPRMVTTPWFDHEIPMTEAAEVGTRKVIAEHSTIGIVITTDGTIADIPREDYLEAEERVIRELQELGKPFIVLLNSADPKGDRAQAITRDIISRYEVNCVSVNCLELDESDVAEILKAVLYEFPMQELDLFLPPWVDALPSEHPLKAGLYDAIRQATVQLHHIREVEGVISTLGTCENISEAKITAIDLGTGIASADLRLPRELFYHTLSEQSGFQISDDGDLMSLLTRLAAVKAEYDKVAGALQDVREKGYGIVVPGIDELKLEEPEIMKQGGRYGVRLKASAPSIHMIRADIESAVSPIVGNEKQSEDMVNYLLQEFEGDTSKIWQSNIFGRSFHELVSDDLQTKLKRMPEDAQKKLQETLTRIINEGSGGLICIIL